The following is a genomic window from Rubrobacter naiadicus.
GAGGAGGTGGTCGAGATCCTGGAGAAGGAGGGGATGCCGAAGCTCACGTCGAACACCATCACGACTCTGGAAGAGTTTCGCGAGGAGCTGGAGCTCGTGAGGAAGAGAGGCTACGCCCACGACAACGAGGAGGCGACACCAGAGCTCTGCTGCGTGGCTGCTCCCATAAGAGACTACACCGGTGAGGTCGTGGCCTCCATGAGCCTCTCGGTGCCGGCCTACAGGTTTTGGGAGAGCGAGGAGAAATACAGGAATGCCCTCATGGCGACGGTGTGCCAGGTCTCTCGGAACCTGGGATATGGGAGCAAGTACTACCGTGCGAGCCGAAAGGCAACTAAGGAGGTCGTCAGTGGCTGAAAATGAGAAGGTAAAGGTGGCCATCGTGGGATCGGGCAACATCGGCACCGATCTGATGTACAAACTCCTGAAGGCCCCGGGGCACATGGAGCTGAAGATGGTGGCCGGGATAGTCCCCGAGTCGGAGGGGCTGAGGAGGGCCAGGGAGCTCGGTATAGAGACGACCCACGAGGGGATAGGCCCGGTGCTGGAGGATCCGGAGATAAAGATCGTCTTCGATGCCACAAGCGCCAAGGCTCACGTCAGGCATGCCAAAATGCTCAAGGAAGCTAAGAAGACCGCCATAGACCTCACGCCGGCTGCCCGGGGTCCCTACGTGGTGCCGGTGGCCAACCTTACGGAGCATCTGGACAAGGACAACGTGAACATGCTCACCTGCGGGGCGCAGGCGACGACGCCGATGGTCTATGCCGTCTCGCGGGTTACCCCGGTGCTCTACGCGGAGATGGTCTCCACGGTGGCCAGCCTCTCCGCTGGTCCTGGGACACGGCAGAACATAGACGAGTTCACCTTCACCACCGCCAGGGGACTGGAGAAGATAGGCGGAGCCAGGCGGGGCAAGGCGATCATCATCCTCAACCCCGCAGACCCGCCGATCATGATGCGCAACACGGTCTACGTGATACCGGAGGGAGACTTCGACGAGGAAGAGGTGGCTTCCTCCGTGGAGAGGATGGTCGCCGAGGTGCAGGAGTACGTGCCAGGCTATCACCTCAAGAGCGAGCCGGTCTTCGACGAGCGGGAGACGCCCTGGGGGGAGAGGAGGGTGATCATCCTGCTCATAGAGGTAGAGGGGGCGGGGGACTTCCTGCCCAAATATGCTGGCAACCTGGACATCATGACTTCTGCCGCGAGAGGTGTCGGGGAGCAGTTTGCCCGCCACCTTCTGGGCATAAAGAAGGAGGCGGTGGCATGATACGGGCCCCCAGGCTTACGGACACCTCTTTGCGTGACGGTTCGCACGCGATGGCGCACCGGTTCACCAGAGAACAGGTGCGCGACGTTGCGCGGGCGCTGGACGAGGCGGGGGTGCCGGTCATCGAGGTCACCCACGGCGATGGGCTGGCGGGTGCCTCCATACAGTACGGGTTCTCTAAGACGCCCGAGATGGACCTCATCTCCGAGGCTCGCAGCGTTTGTACGAGAGCGAGGATAGCGGCGTTGCTCATTCCGGGCATCGGCACCGTAAAAGAGCTGAAAGAGGCGGCTGAACGGGGTGTGGAGATCGTGCGCATCTGCACCCAGTGCACCGAGGCAGACATCTCCCAGGAGCACTTCGAGATCGCCAAGGAGATGGGGTTGGAGGCGGTAGGCTTCCTCATGATGGCCCACATGAGAGACCCGGAGTTTCTCGTCGGGCAGGCGAAGCTGATGGAGTCCTACGGTGCTGACTGTGTTTACATAGTGGACTCCGCCGGGGCCATGCTACCCGAAGACGCCAGGGAAAGGGTGGCGGCCCTCAAAGACGCGCTGCAGACAGAAGTCGGATTCCACGCCCACAACAACCTGGGACTCGCGATAGGCAACGCCATAGCCGCGCTGGAGGCTGGAGCGGACCAGATCGACGGGTCCCTGAGAGGCCTTGGAGCCGGGGCGGGCAACGCCCAGACGGAGCTACTCGCAGCCGTCTTGGACCGGATGGGCGCCAACCCGGACCTGGACGTATTCGGGCTCATGGACGCGGCCGAGTACATCATCGCTCCGATGATGCCGTTTCAGCCCTTCCCGGACAGGGATTCGATCACC
Proteins encoded in this region:
- a CDS encoding acetaldehyde dehydrogenase (acetylating) — translated: MAENEKVKVAIVGSGNIGTDLMYKLLKAPGHMELKMVAGIVPESEGLRRARELGIETTHEGIGPVLEDPEIKIVFDATSAKAHVRHAKMLKEAKKTAIDLTPAARGPYVVPVANLTEHLDKDNVNMLTCGAQATTPMVYAVSRVTPVLYAEMVSTVASLSAGPGTRQNIDEFTFTTARGLEKIGGARRGKAIIILNPADPPIMMRNTVYVIPEGDFDEEEVASSVERMVAEVQEYVPGYHLKSEPVFDERETPWGERRVIILLIEVEGAGDFLPKYAGNLDIMTSAARGVGEQFARHLLGIKKEAVA
- the dmpG gene encoding 4-hydroxy-2-oxovalerate aldolase, with amino-acid sequence MRAPRLTDTSLRDGSHAMAHRFTREQVRDVARALDEAGVPVIEVTHGDGLAGASIQYGFSKTPEMDLISEARSVCTRARIAALLIPGIGTVKELKEAAERGVEIVRICTQCTEADISQEHFEIAKEMGLEAVGFLMMAHMRDPEFLVGQAKLMESYGADCVYIVDSAGAMLPEDARERVAALKDALQTEVGFHAHNNLGLAIGNAIAALEAGADQIDGSLRGLGAGAGNAQTELLAAVLDRMGANPDLDVFGLMDAAEYIIAPMMPFQPFPDRDSITIGYAGVYSTFLLHAKHAAERFGLDPREILVELGRRQAVAGQEDWILDVAVELAHKKKQGAA